ATCTACCTTGGACCGCGTATCCTACCTACATTCTGGTTTGAGCGCGGTATTGGAGATTTAGGGCAATCAATGGGTGTCACGGCAACGGGCTTAGTCTTGCTGCGGATGGTCGATCCTGACAACCGTTCCGGTGCTTTTGAAAGTTTTGCCTACAAGCAGCTATTGTTTGAACCGATCGTTGGTGGTGGCTTATTTACTGCGGCTGCACCACTCTTAATCGCGCAGTTTGGTCCTGTTCCGGTGCTACTGCTAACAACAGGAATCTTAGCGTTTTGGCTTGTGTTTGGGATGTACAACTTCAAGCAGATTACTAAACGCAGTCAAGTCGTGTGAAGGGGTAAGGGGTAATGGGTAATAGTGAAGATTTTACAATTACCAACCAACCAAAATGAGCGATCGCGGACATCACCAATTCCCAATTACCAAGTTAATCAAGGAAGGGGTTCATGACACAAACAACTCCTCCAGAACAATCTAGCTCTCCTAAAAAATCAGGTTGGATTAGTAAGTCTCTGGCGTTTATTGAAGCAGTAGGTAATAAACTACCCGATCCGCTGACGCTGTTTTTTATCTTTTGTCTAGCTGTGATTGCGATTAGTGCGATCGCTGCTGCTATGAACGTGAGTGTCGTTAATCCAGCTACTAATGAAACCATCACCGCTGTTTCACTTTTGACACCTGATGGTATCCGCCGCATAGTTACCGAAGCCGTTACTAACTTTACAGAATTTCCACCCTTGGGAACCGTGATTGTGGCAATGCTAGGTGTAGGAGTTGCGGAAGCTACAGGATTACTAGCAGCTTTACTGCGTCAGTTGGTACTCATTGCTCCTGCGAAGTTAATTGCGCCTACAGTTGTGTTTGCTGGGGTGATGTCTAACATTGCCTCAGATGCAGGTTATGTCGTCTTAGTACCATTAGGGGCGATCGTCTTTTTAGCATTTAAGCGTCATCCTCTAGCAGGTATGGCAGCGGCGTTTGCGGGTGTTTCTGGTGGTTTTAGTGCTAATTTACTTCTCAGCCCCTTAGATCCTCTCCTCGCCGGATTATCGCAAAGTGCAGCACAACTAATCGACCCCAACTATGTCGTTAATGCAACAGCGAACTACTATTTCCTGGCATTTTCCACTTTGCTTGTGACGCTTGTTGGTTGGTACGTTACCGACAAAATTGTCGAACCGCGCCTCGATACCTATCAGGGAGAAGAAGAGACACCGATTGAAGAATTGAGTGCCAGCGAACGTAAAGGATTGCGTTGGGCGGGTTATGCTTTGCTTGCCTTTGTTGTCTTTGTTTTGGCATTGCTACTACCGCCGCAGGGTGTTTTACGCAGTCCTGAGGGCGAGATTATTCCTTCACCGTTTATTGATGGCATTGTGTTTTTGATTGCGATCGCTTTTCTCATTCCTGCGATCGCTTACGGTGCAGCAGCAGGTACAATTCGCAATGACAAAGACGTTGCCCAATCGATGGGTAATGCAATGAGTTCTTTAGGTTACTACATCGCGCTAGCTTTCATCGCTGCTCAATTTGTAGCGTATTTTAGTTGGAGTAATTTAGGATTAATTACCGCAGTTAACGGCGCTAATTTTTTGAGGGCTACAGGTGTTACTGGTTCGCCAATACTTTTGTTATTTGTTTTGTTAACTGTGGTTCTCAACTTATTTGTGGGTTCTGCTTCCGCAAAATGGGCTATCATGGCTCCTGTTTTTGTACCCATGTTAATGTTAGTTGGTTTTTCTCCAGAATTAACGCAAGCAGTATATAGAATTGGGGACTCTACAACGAACATTATTACTCCTTTAATGCCATATTTTCCTATCGTTGTCGCTTTCGGGCAAAAATATGATAAAAACTTGGGCATTGGTACATTAATTTCATTAATGTTGCCATATTCTGTCAGTTTTTTAATCAGCTGGACAATATTATTCTTTATTTGGTTATTCTTAGGTATTCCTCTAGGTCCTGGTGCGCCAATCCGAATTTAAAGCTAATTCCTTTGAGGAAGCGGTAGATTTGTAAGTTGTACCCATCAGCAAGCTTTGTATAAATTCCTTCTAAATCAGGAAATAGTACTGCTTTGCCCGCGATAAGGCGCGCGTTTACTGCGATTAATGTTGCTAATGCACTCAAAAAATTCAGGGACGGAGTTAATAGTAACTTCTTGCATTGATGGTTAAATTTAGAAGAACGTTATGCAGGTTTTGGAACGAACCGCATTGACATAGCGTTTTCGCAGGGTAGACGCAAAGGCAGAGTTTTTAAAGTTCCTTTCAGTATCAGGTGTATGAATCTTGTAAATTATTTTCTCGCTTAATGTTACTTTGGTTGAATTATAAATGATACTATTTTCCCACGCTCATTATTATGTAAGCTAGATTGTGCAATATGGAAAAATTTGATGCCGCAGAGTATGTCGATCGCATAGCTGCAATTCTCGACTTAGAAATTCATCCAGAATATCGCGAAAATGTCATCGCCAATTTTGAGCGCATATACGCGATCGCGCAACTTGTGAATGAATTTACGCTACCAGAAACTGTTGAAGCATTACCAACGTTTGAGCCATGAACGATGCTGTCTCGATCGCTGCTGCTGTCGGTGAAGGTAAAATAAGCGCTGTCGAAGTGACACAAAATGCACTCCAGCGCATTGCACAACGCCAAGAACTTAATTGTTTTACGGCAATTACTGCGGAATCTGCATTGCACGATGCAAAACGAATTGATGATGCGATCGCCCTAGGAAATCACCCAGGTTCGCTTGCGGGAGTTCCTTTCGCTGTCAAAAATTTATACGATGTTGCCGGAATTACAACGCTTGCAGGGGCAAAAATTAACGCAGAAAACCCACCAGCGACGCGCGACGCGACACTGATTGCGAAATTAAAACAAGCAGGCGCAATACTCGTCGGTACGTTAAATATGGATGAGTACGCCTATGGTTTTGTCACAGAAAATGCCCATTACGGCGCGACGCACAATCCCCACGACTTCAATCGCGTTGCAGGCGGTTCCTCTGGTGGTTCCGCAGCAGCGGTAGCGGCGAATTTAGTCCCCATAACGCTTGGTACAGATACAAATGGCTCAATTCGCGTTCCGGCGGCTTTTTGTGGCATATTCGGCTTAAAACCAACATATGGTAGGTTATCTCGCGCGGGGGTGGTATTGTTTTCAAGTAGTTTAGATCATACTGGACCATTTGCCCGTTCAGTGCGCGATATAGCAACCGTATTTGATGTATTGCAAGGACACGACGATCGCGATCCGGTATGTACGCGAAGATCGCCCGAATTGTGTTTACCGCAACTCGATCGAGGTATTGAGAATTTACGAATTGCTGTTGCAGGTGATTACTTTACCAAAGGCGCTGAACCAGAAGCGCTCGCCGCAGTTGCACAAGTTGCGCAAGCGTTGGATGTTACTGAATATATCACGATCCCTGAAGCACACCGCGCCCGTGCTGCCGCATTTATTATGACTTCGTGTGAGGGTGCAAATCTGCATATGGAGAAGTTGCGATCGCGTCCCCAAGATTTTGATTTCGCAACGCGCGATCGCTTTTTAGCTGGGGCGTTGATTCCGAGTTCTTGGTACATTCAAGCGCAACGTTTTCGGAGGTGGTTTCGCGATCGAGTTCGTGAAATTTTCCAGAGTGTAGACATCATTCTTGCGCCGACAACACCATGTGTTGCACCTTTCATCGGGCAAAAAACAATGATTTTAGATGGTGAAGAAATTTTAATTCGTCCGCATTTAGGACTTTTCACCCAACCACTATCCTTTATCGGTTTACCCGTTTTATCTATTCCAATTCACCGCCCTGGTTCTTTACCTTTAGGCGTACAATTAATCGCTGCACCTTACAATGAAGCAATGATTCTACGTGTTGCGGCTACATTAGAAGCAAATGGCATCGTTTCCACTTATACTTCTTGAAAAGCAGGTGGATAAATAACTTTCCCCTGATATTTTTCTTGATAATTTGTCAGCAGTTTCACCATAAAAGCGTCTTCTGGTACTGGAAAAGGCGATACAATGCCATAATTAATTGATGGTTGGAAACCAAAGCGCGAGTAAAATTGAGGGTGTCCTAAAACAACTACTAAAGCTTCGCTCATCTGATCCGCAGTTTCTAAACCAACTTGCGCAAGTGCGCTACCAATTCCTTGTTTTTGAAATTTAGGAATGACTGCTAAGGGCGCTAAACCTAATACGCGTAAAGTTTCTTTCCCTACAAGGTCAATATAGCTAAATAAAATGTGACCAACTACAGTATTGTTAACTTCTGCAACAAGAGATAACTGCGGAATATAACGATCTGAATGCCGAATGTTCTTAACTAATTGCGCCTCATTTTCACGTTCAAAAGCTTGAGTATGAACATTATGAATCGCAGAAGCATCTAGTAAACTTTCACAACGAATCACTTGATTATTAACTCCATAAACTTCCAGTTTGAGTGATATGCTTCAGGAATTTCGCTTTCAGGATAGGGTTGAATACTCTGAAAACCAACTGAATGATAAAGTGCTTGTGCTGCTTTAGCAAAAGGTGCGCAATCCAAACGTAACTTTAAATAACCTATTTGTTGCGTTCACTAATAATAGCTTGCACTAAAGCCTTACCAATTCCTTTTCTGCGGTATTCTGGACGAACGTACATTCTTTTAATTTTGCCCACATCCTCGGCAATTTCCCGCAGTCCAGCACGCCCTGCAATATGAGTGTCATATTCTGCTATTAATAATCGCCCTGCTGGAGGGACAAACTGTGGCATTCTTATGAGATCCTGCTGCAAAAGAATTTCTACATCAAAAGTGATACTAAAATCACGTTCAACAAGTAACTGAGTTGCAGTTAAATTCTCTTCAAATAATCTATAAATATGTTTTTTGCGTTCTTCTGTTTGTACTTGAATAATTTTAATACTCATTGTCTCAAAGTACGTGCAATTACAGAAAGCATTCCAGACCCAAGCTTCACATCAAGCATGACTTCTTTAGTTAATTTGATAATCCTCCCTTAACTTTCATAGTGTATTTAAGGAAAACAGGTATCTGCATACATATTGATTTCCAGAGCCAGAGAAAATAAGTATGGCTAGAGTATATGACACTTTTATTGCAGGTGGTCCTGTAATGTGGCCTTTGTTAGGGCTTTCTATTGTGACGTTAGCTTGTGCTTTAGAACGAGCTTGGTTTTGGTTTCAATTACTTAGTAAAGAAGATCGAATTGTTCGCGAGGTGTTAGCAGCAGCACGATTTGATTTAGCCAAAGCTGCAAATATAGCTTATCAAGCTCAATCTTTACCGATTGGTCGTTTTTTACTTGCGCCTTTGAAGTTAAACCAACCTACTCCTGAAACGTTTCGTCTCGCGATGGAAGCCGCAGGAGATAAAGAGTTTACGCAAATGCGTAAAGGTGATAAATTATTAGAAACTGTCGTAGCGCTTGCACCTTTATTAGGATTACTAGGAACAGTTACAGGTTTAATAGGTACGTTTAATAATTTAAATATTGGTGGAGGTACAACAGCGGAAGCTACACGTGCAGCTGCGGGTATTGGTGAAGCCTTAATTACTACAGCTGCGGGAATGATTGTCGCAATTACTGCGTTAATTTTTTTCCGAATTTTTGTATCTCTGCAATCACAGCAAATTGATTACTTTTCAGAGGTAGGTAGTGAATTAGAACTCATCTATCGCCAAACTTGGTATGAACCAATGTTAAGTTCTGTTGGACAAAACAGTATTCGCGGTAACGGGTAATTTATTTTGTTTAGAAATCAGCACAGACGCTCCTCGCAGCTACCAGAAGTTAATTTAATACCGATGATGGATGTATTGATGTCTGTTCTCACGTTCTTCATCATCACTTCAATGACATTATCTGGTAGAAGAATTGCTAATGTGAGTTTACCAAAAGTAAGTAGTGAAGTGCGCGAACAAAGTTCTTCACTTAAGACTTTCGAGCCTTTAGTTGTAGGATTAAACTTCCGCGGCGAGATTATCATTGGAAATCAATTGATTACTTTAACGCTCCTAGAAAAAGAGGTTCAAGGTTATTTAGAGAAAAATCCGCAAGCACTAGTCGTACTAAAAGCTGATAAAAAATTATCGTATAAACAAGTAGTCCGAGTTTTAGAAAAGATGCGCGATATCGGAGGCGATCGCGTTTTTTTGGCTATCGAAAGAAATTAAAGAAGATGATGCGATTTAAACAGCAACGTGCTGCAATACCTACAATTGACTTAACGCCAATGTTGAACGTCATGATGGCAACTCTGGCTTTTTTTGTTTTGATTTCGATGACATTGACAACCGAACAAGGCGTTGATATTCAGCTACCCGCAGGAGATACTACATCACCGCAAAACGCCCCTGAACCACTAGTTGTAGAATTAAGTAGACAACAACAGATTTTTATTGAACAACAACAGGTGAGTAAACAGCAACTCCTGCAACAAATGCAAATTTATCTTCAGCAAAATCCCCAAGCTGCTGTTGTGCTTCAACCTGATCTTGAATTACCCTATGAAGTTGTCGTTCAACTATTGGCAGAAATGCGCGATGTCGGAGGCGATCGCGTTTCTTTAGCTATTGATTAGCATTCGGATCGCTATTCCAGACAACAATCATTGTACCGATACTCGTTGCTGTAGGGACTAAGTTTAAATACTTGACAAAATTACCTTTTTGTAGCTTGTAAATGTTTCCTCCACCGTACTCGCCATGTAAGGAAACTTCTATGCCACTATTTGTTAGCTGTGGTTCAATTTCAGTAAAGACTTGTTCGGGTGTTTTTAGTGAAATCCATTTAATTCGCGTAATTTCCTGTTTTTGTTGTGGTTCATCTGTCTCTAAGCTTTCTGCTGTAAAAAATAATTCAGGCTGTGCAAAATAACTCGGATCGACGCCCAATTCTTCCGCAACCTCTCCCGAAATTTCTCCAAAGAGATTTTGGAATGTCTCATTATCATCTGAGGTGTTAGGAGATGCTTCTGTTGTCAATTCGGGCGTTGGTTCCTGAGTTGTTGATTCCTCTGGTGAAGGTAATGGCGTTGGAGATGCTGAAGGCGTAGTTGTGGAACTCGGTGTAGCTTGAGGTGTTGGCGAACTACTAGGAGATAGTTTTGGTTGCGATATTGTTGGCGGTGTTACCTGTTGTGGTGTAATTTTGGGGCTTGGTTGTGGAAGCTGACGTGGCGAAGGTTTAGTTGGTACAGATGCTTGAGGAGAAGGTTTTTTTGGCGGTGCGAGTAACTGGGTAATTTCTAGTTCCTCTTGTTTTGGTTTTTGTTCAATTTGTGATTTTGTTGGCTGTGGTATTGGTAGCATTAGAAGTATCCCATGCAAACCCAAAGAAATAAATAGCATGGGTCGATATAACAATTGTAAGAGAGGAGGTAGATTTTTTCGGAATAAATAAGGTTGATTCATAATGCTTTTACAGTGCTTAGGTCTACCTCTTTCATCATATTTACCCAAATCTACCGCGGATATAATCCTCGGTTTGTTTATTATTAGGATGCGTAAACATTCGCTTTGTTTGTTCAAACTCGATAATTTCTCCCAGATACATAAAAGCTGTATAGTCAGAAATTCGTGCAGCTTGCTGCATGTTATGTGTTACGATTAAAATTGTAACTTTTTCTTTTAATCGAGTAATTAAGGTTTCAATATTACTTGTAGAAATTGGATCGAGTGCTGATGTTGGTTCGTCAAAAAGGATAATTTCAGGATTCGTTGCTAAGGCACGGGCAATACATAACCTCTGCTGTTGTCCTCCAGAAAGATTAAAAGCTAAATCGTATAAGCGATCTTTTACTTCATCCCATAATGCTGCGTTGTATAAAGCTTGTTCTACTTTTTCATCAATAACGCTTCGTCGCGACTCGCCTCTCACGCGCAATCCATACGCAATATTTTCATAGATTGATTTTGGGAAAGGATTAGGTTTTTGGAATACCATACTAATCCGCATTCTTACTTCTATTGGATCTATGTGACGACTTAATATATTTATTTGTTCAGAATCAAGGAAGATTTCTCCTTCGTAACGATTACCAGGATACAGATCGTGCATCCGATTAAAGCAACGCAGTAAGGTAGTTTTACCACATCCTGAAGGTCCGATTAAAGCTGTCACTTTATTTTCAGGTACAAGCAAATTGATATTTTTTAATGCCTGGACTTTTCCGTAATAAAAGTTCAGGTGATTAACTTTAGCTTTAGTTTTAAAGGAGGCTATTTCTACCATTTGATTCGTTGACGGATACGATAGCGGAGATAAATGGCTAAACCATTCATTCCCAGTGTCATACAAATTAATACGATTCCAGCAGCAGCAGCATTTAATTGAAAAGCTGGTTCAGGACGCGATACCCAATTAAACATTTGAATAGGCATTACTGTAAAGGGCGCTTGTAACCAACTGAAAGAAATGTAGGGAAATTCTGTTTTGATTGGCGGATCGGGTAAAAAAGCAATAAAAGTTAGAGCCCCAATTGTAATTAAAGGTGCTGTTTCGCCAACTGCGCGCGATAACCCAATAATGACACCTGTCAGAATACTGCCAATCGAGTATGGTAAGACGTGATCCCAAATTGCTTGCCATTTACTTGCACCCATTGCATAAGCAGCCTCGCGGATACTATTAGGAATTGCGCGTAATGCTTCGCGGGTAGTCACAATTACAATTGGTAAAACAAGTAATGCAAGAGTTAATCCTGCAGTCAGAATACTTTCACCTAAATTGAGTTGATAAACAAATAACCCTAATGCTAAAAGTCCGTAAATAATTGAAGGAACACCTGCTAGATTAGTCACATTAATTTCAATTAAACCTGTTAACCAATTTTTCCCAGCGTATTCTTCTAAATAAATACCTGAAGCAATTCCCACAGGTATGGCTGCGATCGCCGTGACAATCATCACTAGAATCGTACCTACCCAAGCGGCTAAAATTCCAGCTTCTTCGGGCTTTCGGCTAGGAAAAGATGTTAAAAATTGCCACGATAAACGAGGTAAGCCATCAATAAATAGATCTATTATTAATATTATTAGTGTGGCAATTCCAACTAATACAGACAACAAGCCAACGACAGCAAACATTGCCTGCCAAAGTTTATTGCGGGCAATAATTGTTTTAATGTGTTGTAAGTCTTGCTGCATAATCAGTATTTTTCGCGAAAGTGTCTGCTAAGAAAATAACCAAAAATATTAAAAACTAAAGTCATTAATACCAGTGTTAGTCCTGCAGCAAAGATCGTTTGGTATTCTAAACTACCGTGAGGTAGATCGCCTAAACTTACAGAAACAATATAGGCGGTGATTGTTGCAGCTTCGTTCATCGGATTCCAGGTGAGAGTCGGCTGCAAACCAGCAGCGATCGCCACAATCATTGTTTCGCCAACTGCACGCGAAATTCCTAAAATATAAGCTGCTGTAATTCCTGAAATAGCTGCGGGAAAAATAACTTTTAATGCTGTTTGTAAACGCGTCGCACCCATAGCATACGAACCTTCGCGTAGTTGTACAGGTACAGAGCGCATTGCATCCTCACTTACTGAACTGACATAGGGAATAATCATTATTCCCATAACAATGCCAGCACTTAACATATTAAAACCAGGGAGATCCCATAAAAAGTTTTGTAATAGTGGTGTTACAAATAAGAGCGCAAAATAGCCATAAACTACTGTAGGAATACCAGCTAATAATTCTAAACACGGTTTAATAAATTCACGAAATCGAAAAGGTGCAAACTCACTCAAATAAATTGCTGCGATAGTTCCTAGGGGTACTGCAACTGACAAAGCAACAGCCGTTGTTACTAAAGTACCTGAAAGAAGTGGTAAAATTCCGTAGTGCGCATCATCAAATAGTGGCGACCATTGTGTATCTGTGAGAAAATCTATTATAGAAACTTCTCGAAAAAAAGCGATCGATTCGTATACTAAAATTCCCAGAATAGCGATCGTTGTGGCAACAGAAGAACAAGCTGCGAGAAATAATAAAATCTCAATTGCTTTTTCCTGTATATTTCGCAGTAATTTAGATGATAATGGTCTTTTTGTAAGTTGTATTTGCCTTTCTACCATAATTATGTGAATTCAGCGCATACCTAGCGAATTTATTCGCAGTAATTTCTTTAACTATAATTGAGCGATTAGTAATCAACTTTGAGTCAACTACTAATCGCAATTGCTATATTTAGCAACGATTATTTACAGTCTAGCTTCGCGTTGCAATAGTTCTTCAATACGAAGTCCAACAGCTTCTTTACCACCAAATACTGTTCCTACTTTGTTTTGTTGAAAATGGTTTCTTGCTAACGTGTAAGCACGTGCAGGTAAAGCTACATAACCAACTTCAGCAACTAATCTAGGTGCGTTGCTCATGTAGTAGTTGACGAATTGTTTGACATCATCTCTAGCTGCTGCTTTAGCGTTCACGTAAATAAATAAAGGACGCGACAAAGGCTGATAAGTACCATTTTCTACGGTTTCTCTAGAAGGTAATACAGGTTTACCGTTGCCATTATCAATTGCTACAGCTTTTAAGCGATTTTTGTTAGCTTCGTAATAGGCATAGCCAAAGTAACCTAACGCGCCGCGATCGCGACTAACTCCTTGTACCAGAACGTTATCATCTTCGCTAGCTGTGTAGTCTGTGCGGCTAGACTTAGCTTTACCTACTATTGCTTCAGTAAAGTATTCAAAAGTTCCCGAATCTGCGCCAGGACCGTACAGCTTCATGGGCGTGTTAGGAAATCCTTGACGTACCTGACTCCAGTTCGTAATTTTACCTTGCGCGGCGGGTTCCCAAATGCGCTTTAACTCAGCGACAGTCATGCTGTTTACCCAGTTGTTTCTGGGGTTGACAACGACGGTTAGAGCATCGTAAGCTACTGGCATTTCGATGTATTGAATCCCAGCACTCTTACACGCTGCCATTTCTTCAGTTTTAATCGGTCGAGAAGCGTTAGAAATTTCGGTTTCGCCACGACAGAACTTTTTGAATCCACCGCCAGTACCAGAAATACCAACTGTAACGCGCGTTCTCCCACCGGTTTGTTTTTGAAAGTCTTCGGCTACAGCTTCCGTAATTGGGAAAACTGTACTAGAACCATCAATGCGGATTGTCGTTGGGTTTTGAGAACGAACTACTGCGGGTACTGATAAACCAATTGTTGCACCTGCTACGAGTAGCGATGCGATCGCTCTTCGACTTGTCATACTTGCCTTGAAGCGACCAAGTTTGATACTCATCTTGTGACCCAGCATAT
The Chroococcidiopsis sp. TS-821 genome window above contains:
- a CDS encoding AbgT family transporter, with protein sequence MTQTTPPEQSSSPKKSGWISKSLAFIEAVGNKLPDPLTLFFIFCLAVIAISAIAAAMNVSVVNPATNETITAVSLLTPDGIRRIVTEAVTNFTEFPPLGTVIVAMLGVGVAEATGLLAALLRQLVLIAPAKLIAPTVVFAGVMSNIASDAGYVVLVPLGAIVFLAFKRHPLAGMAAAFAGVSGGFSANLLLSPLDPLLAGLSQSAAQLIDPNYVVNATANYYFLAFSTLLVTLVGWYVTDKIVEPRLDTYQGEEETPIEELSASERKGLRWAGYALLAFVVFVLALLLPPQGVLRSPEGEIIPSPFIDGIVFLIAIAFLIPAIAYGAAAGTIRNDKDVAQSMGNAMSSLGYYIALAFIAAQFVAYFSWSNLGLITAVNGANFLRATGVTGSPILLLFVLLTVVLNLFVGSASAKWAIMAPVFVPMLMLVGFSPELTQAVYRIGDSTTNIITPLMPYFPIVVAFGQKYDKNLGIGTLISLMLPYSVSFLISWTILFFIWLFLGIPLGPGAPIRI
- a CDS encoding biopolymer transporter ExbD: MMDVLMSVLTFFIITSMTLSGRRIANVSLPKVSSEVREQSSSLKTFEPLVVGLNFRGEIIIGNQLITLTLLEKEVQGYLEKNPQALVVLKADKKLSYKQVVRVLEKMRDIGGDRVFLAIERN
- a CDS encoding PstS family phosphate ABC transporter substrate-binding protein; the encoded protein is MTSRRAIASLLVAGATIGLSVPAVVRSQNPTTIRIDGSSTVFPITEAVAEDFQKQTGGRTRVTVGISGTGGGFKKFCRGETEISNASRPIKTEEMAACKSAGIQYIEMPVAYDALTVVVNPRNNWVNSMTVAELKRIWEPAAQGKITNWSQVRQGFPNTPMKLYGPGADSGTFEYFTEAIVGKAKSSRTDYTASEDDNVLVQGVSRDRGALGYFGYAYYEANKNRLKAVAIDNGNGKPVLPSRETVENGTYQPLSRPLFIYVNAKAAARDDVKQFVNYYMSNAPRLVAEVGYVALPARAYTLARNHFQQNKVGTVFGGKEAVGLRIEELLQREARL
- a CDS encoding AtzE family amidohydrolase, with product MNDAVSIAAAVGEGKISAVEVTQNALQRIAQRQELNCFTAITAESALHDAKRIDDAIALGNHPGSLAGVPFAVKNLYDVAGITTLAGAKINAENPPATRDATLIAKLKQAGAILVGTLNMDEYAYGFVTENAHYGATHNPHDFNRVAGGSSGGSAAAVAANLVPITLGTDTNGSIRVPAAFCGIFGLKPTYGRLSRAGVVLFSSSLDHTGPFARSVRDIATVFDVLQGHDDRDPVCTRRSPELCLPQLDRGIENLRIAVAGDYFTKGAEPEALAAVAQVAQALDVTEYITIPEAHRARAAAFIMTSCEGANLHMEKLRSRPQDFDFATRDRFLAGALIPSSWYIQAQRFRRWFRDRVREIFQSVDIILAPTTPCVAPFIGQKTMILDGEEILIRPHLGLFTQPLSFIGLPVLSIPIHRPGSLPLGVQLIAAPYNEAMILRVAATLEANGIVSTYTS
- a CDS encoding GNAT family N-acetyltransferase, which produces MSIKIIQVQTEERKKHIYRLFEENLTATQLLVERDFSITFDVEILLQQDLIRMPQFVPPAGRLLIAEYDTHIAGRAGLREIAEDVGKIKRMYVRPEYRRKGIGKALVQAIISERNK
- a CDS encoding DUF4089 domain-containing protein, encoding MEKFDAAEYVDRIAAILDLEIHPEYRENVIANFERIYAIAQLVNEFTLPETVEALPTFEP
- a CDS encoding biopolymer transporter ExbD, with amino-acid sequence MMRFKQQRAAIPTIDLTPMLNVMMATLAFFVLISMTLTTEQGVDIQLPAGDTTSPQNAPEPLVVELSRQQQIFIEQQQVSKQQLLQQMQIYLQQNPQAAVVLQPDLELPYEVVVQLLAEMRDVGGDRVSLAID
- the pstA gene encoding phosphate ABC transporter permease PstA yields the protein MQQDLQHIKTIIARNKLWQAMFAVVGLLSVLVGIATLIILIIDLFIDGLPRLSWQFLTSFPSRKPEEAGILAAWVGTILVMIVTAIAAIPVGIASGIYLEEYAGKNWLTGLIEINVTNLAGVPSIIYGLLALGLFVYQLNLGESILTAGLTLALLVLPIVIVTTREALRAIPNSIREAAYAMGASKWQAIWDHVLPYSIGSILTGVIIGLSRAVGETAPLITIGALTFIAFLPDPPIKTEFPYISFSWLQAPFTVMPIQMFNWVSRPEPAFQLNAAAAGIVLICMTLGMNGLAIYLRYRIRQRIKW
- the pstB gene encoding phosphate ABC transporter ATP-binding protein PstB, which gives rise to MVEIASFKTKAKVNHLNFYYGKVQALKNINLLVPENKVTALIGPSGCGKTTLLRCFNRMHDLYPGNRYEGEIFLDSEQINILSRHIDPIEVRMRISMVFQKPNPFPKSIYENIAYGLRVRGESRRSVIDEKVEQALYNAALWDEVKDRLYDLAFNLSGGQQQRLCIARALATNPEIILFDEPTSALDPISTSNIETLITRLKEKVTILIVTHNMQQAARISDYTAFMYLGEIIEFEQTKRMFTHPNNKQTEDYIRGRFG
- a CDS encoding MotA/TolQ/ExbB proton channel family protein, which produces MARVYDTFIAGGPVMWPLLGLSIVTLACALERAWFWFQLLSKEDRIVREVLAAARFDLAKAANIAYQAQSLPIGRFLLAPLKLNQPTPETFRLAMEAAGDKEFTQMRKGDKLLETVVALAPLLGLLGTVTGLIGTFNNLNIGGGTTAEATRAAAGIGEALITTAAGMIVAITALIFFRIFVSLQSQQIDYFSEVGSELELIYRQTWYEPMLSSVGQNSIRGNG
- a CDS encoding GNAT family N-acetyltransferase, yielding MIRCESLLDASAIHNVHTQAFERENEAQLVKNIRHSDRYIPQLSLVAEVNNTVVGHILFSYIDLVGKETLRVLGLAPLAVIPKFQKQGIGSALAQVGLETADQMSEALVVVLGHPQFYSRFGFQPSINYGIVSPFPVPEDAFMVKLLTNYQEKYQGKVIYPPAFQEV
- the pstC gene encoding phosphate ABC transporter permease subunit PstC — translated: MVERQIQLTKRPLSSKLLRNIQEKAIEILLFLAACSSVATTIAILGILVYESIAFFREVSIIDFLTDTQWSPLFDDAHYGILPLLSGTLVTTAVALSVAVPLGTIAAIYLSEFAPFRFREFIKPCLELLAGIPTVVYGYFALLFVTPLLQNFLWDLPGFNMLSAGIVMGIMIIPYVSSVSEDAMRSVPVQLREGSYAMGATRLQTALKVIFPAAISGITAAYILGISRAVGETMIVAIAAGLQPTLTWNPMNEAATITAYIVSVSLGDLPHGSLEYQTIFAAGLTLVLMTLVFNIFGYFLSRHFREKY